The Streptomyces collinus DNA segment TGGCCGGGGCCCGAAGCCGGCCTTCCGGTAGCAGGCGTCGATGAGCTCCATCGCCGTCACCGCGTCGTCCGCGTCCAGCGGCAGCGGAGCACCGCCCCGCACCCGGGCCGCGAACGCCTCCAGCTGGTACGTGTACGACGAGCGGGTGCCGAGGTGCTCCGTGCGCTCACCCTCGGGCGTGCGGATCACGACCCGGTCGTCCATCTGAGGCAGGACGAAGTTCGGGGCGGTCGCCTCGCCCCGGGAGCCGACGATCCGGATGCTCATGTCCAGGCCGTCGTGTGCCATGTGGCAACGGGCCGAGCCCGTCGCGCCGCCGGGGTACTCCAGGTCGGCGTCCAGCCACTCGTCGACGCCGGGCGCGCCCGCGCGCTCCCCGCCCCGGGCCGCGGTCAGGTGCGGGGCGCCGCCCGCCCAGGGGGCGAGCATCCGCAGCGCGTGCAGGCTGTAGCAGCCGAGGTCCATCAGGGCACCGCCGGCCAGCGGCAGCGACCAGCGCGGGTCGGTGTCCGGCGGCGCGGCGATGGCGACCAGGGCCTCGACGTGCCGCAGTTCGCCGAGTTCGCCGGAGGCCAGCAGCTCGTGGAGCCGCCGGGTGACGGGGTGGAAGAGGTAGTGGAAGGCCTCCATGAAGACCGTCCCGGCCTGCTGGGCGGCCTGCCGTATGTCGGCCGCCTCCTCGGCGTTGCTCGCCGACGGCTTCTCCGACAGCACGTGCTTGCCGGCCGCGAGGGCGGCC contains these protein-coding regions:
- a CDS encoding Gfo/Idh/MocA family protein, producing MSETGREPLRIGVLGAARITERSLVDPARATGHRLVAVAARDRARAEAFAARHGVERVAGSYAELIADPEVDVVYNPLANGLHGPWNLAALAAGKHVLSEKPSASNAEEAADIRQAAQQAGTVFMEAFHYLFHPVTRRLHELLASGELGELRHVEALVAIAAPPDTDPRWSLPLAGGALMDLGCYSLHALRMLAPWAGGAPHLTAARGGERAGAPGVDEWLDADLEYPGGATGSARCHMAHDGLDMSIRIVGSRGEATAPNFVLPQMDDRVVIRTPEGERTEHLGTRSSYTYQLEAFAARVRGGAPLPLDADDAVTAMELIDACYRKAGFGPRPRTRI